A single window of Methylocella tundrae DNA harbors:
- a CDS encoding metallopeptidase family protein: MTSRNLDWTNIAAPSIEDFDLIARDAFAELPEEFRRLCEGVIIRVEDFPDEETLKDMDCETEFDLLGLFRGRGLAQGASTLQTGQFPNMVWLYRRPILDFWADQEDTLGAIITHVLVHEIGHHFGLSDADMEAIEESMR, from the coding sequence ATGACTTCCCGCAATCTCGACTGGACAAATATTGCCGCGCCCTCGATCGAAGACTTCGATCTGATAGCAAGGGACGCGTTCGCCGAACTGCCGGAAGAGTTTCGCCGTCTGTGTGAAGGCGTCATCATCCGGGTCGAGGATTTTCCCGACGAGGAGACCCTGAAAGACATGGATTGCGAGACCGAGTTCGACCTGCTCGGGCTTTTTCGCGGCCGCGGCCTCGCGCAGGGCGCCTCCACGCTCCAGACTGGGCAGTTTCCCAATATGGTCTGGCTCTACCGCCGCCCGATCCTCGATTTCTGGGCTGACCAGGAGGATACGCTAGGGGCAATCATCACCCATGTGCTGGTGCACGAGATCGGGCACCATTTTGGGTTGTCGGACGCGGATATGGAGGCGATTGAGGAGTCGATGCGCTGA
- a CDS encoding Smr/MutS family protein, whose amino-acid sequence MKESASSFGKGRLRLLSAEEISLWLAVTKSVSPRPSSVLPQAPAPPAANGAGVKAQAPLQLASKPPPKQPLAERAKAPPLAPLERRLRQKLSRGRVAPDAVIDLHGLRRQEAFVALHQFLTRAQRDGAKLVLVVTGKGGRSLPADSGAFDDDSSGVLRRSVPQWLRGHEYHTIVVGFEEASRPHGGAGALYVRIKRRRPLHE is encoded by the coding sequence GTGAAGGAAAGCGCTTCGTCTTTCGGCAAGGGCCGGCTGCGCCTGTTGAGCGCCGAAGAAATCTCGCTCTGGCTGGCGGTGACCAAATCGGTCTCGCCACGGCCCTCCAGCGTTCTTCCTCAGGCGCCTGCTCCGCCAGCCGCGAACGGCGCCGGCGTCAAAGCGCAGGCTCCCCTCCAGCTGGCGAGCAAGCCCCCGCCGAAACAGCCGCTCGCCGAGCGGGCCAAAGCCCCGCCGCTGGCGCCGCTGGAGCGCAGGCTTCGGCAAAAACTCTCACGCGGACGCGTGGCGCCGGACGCAGTGATCGATCTGCATGGCCTTCGCCGTCAGGAGGCTTTCGTCGCCCTGCATCAGTTCCTGACGCGAGCGCAGCGCGATGGCGCCAAACTCGTTCTCGTCGTGACCGGCAAAGGCGGACGCAGCCTCCCGGCCGACAGCGGCGCATTTGACGATGACTCGTCTGGCGTCCTGCGCAGGAGCGTGCCGCAATGGTTGCGCGGTCACGAATATCACACGATCGTCGTCGGATTCGAGGAAGCGTCGCGGCCGCATGGCGGCGCAGGAGCGCTTTATGTGCGCATCAAGCGCCGCCGCCCCCTGCACGAGTAA
- a CDS encoding murein transglycosylase A, with the protein MPTGASLNYGFSPLAFADLRGFAEDDHADAFAVFQRSCVRVIEGRPSLRKAVAPSPALIEICRRALAPRSIGRREARQFFERHFRPFRVTPPHNPAPSGFFTGYYEPIVNGSLSPSADFAAPLLSAPGPLSARFPLPDRAAIEAGAIADGARPIVWLRDRVEVFLIQVQGSARVRLEDGRSLRLVYAGRNGWPYTSIGRILIDTREIAQDSMSLAALKQWIRAHGQRPGEEGAELMRRNQSYVFFALAPDLDAEAGPIGGAGLSLTPLRSLAIDRDIYPYGAPIWVDADIPGALPEGRLRRLMIAQDTGSAIVGPARADIFFGSGDEAGARAGAVRHAGEFIVFLPVEEGSLR; encoded by the coding sequence ATGCCAACAGGAGCGTCCCTCAATTACGGCTTCTCGCCTCTCGCCTTCGCTGATCTGCGCGGATTCGCGGAGGACGACCATGCTGACGCTTTCGCCGTTTTTCAACGCTCCTGCGTCCGCGTCATCGAGGGACGGCCGAGCTTGCGCAAAGCCGTCGCGCCCTCGCCCGCGCTCATCGAGATCTGCCGGCGCGCCCTCGCGCCGCGCTCGATCGGGAGGCGCGAAGCACGACAGTTTTTCGAGCGGCATTTTCGACCGTTCAGGGTCACACCGCCGCACAACCCCGCGCCTTCCGGTTTCTTCACCGGCTATTATGAACCGATCGTCAACGGATCTTTGAGTCCTTCGGCCGATTTTGCCGCGCCGCTTCTATCGGCTCCCGGGCCTTTGTCTGCACGCTTCCCTTTGCCGGATCGCGCAGCGATCGAAGCCGGAGCGATTGCTGATGGGGCGCGCCCGATCGTCTGGCTGCGCGACCGCGTCGAGGTGTTTTTGATTCAGGTGCAGGGCTCCGCCCGCGTGCGTCTTGAAGACGGGCGATCGCTGCGCCTCGTCTATGCTGGCCGCAATGGGTGGCCCTATACGTCGATCGGGCGAATCCTGATCGACACCCGCGAGATCGCCCAGGACTCCATGTCGCTCGCCGCGCTGAAACAATGGATTCGCGCGCATGGGCAACGTCCGGGCGAAGAAGGCGCCGAACTGATGCGCCGCAATCAATCCTATGTTTTCTTCGCTCTCGCGCCGGACCTCGATGCCGAGGCGGGACCGATCGGCGGCGCGGGGCTGAGCCTTACCCCTTTGCGGTCACTCGCGATCGACCGGGACATCTATCCTTATGGCGCCCCGATCTGGGTCGACGCCGACATCCCCGGGGCTCTGCCCGAAGGACGCCTGCGACGCCTGATGATTGCGCAGGACACCGGCTCTGCTATTGTTGGACCGGCGCGCGCGGACATTTTCTTCGGATCAGGAGATGAAGCGGGCGCGCGCGCCGGCGCCGTTCGACATGCCGGCGAATTCATTGTTTTTCTTCCCGTCGAAGAGGGTTCGCTCCGGTGA
- a CDS encoding Tim44/TimA family putative adaptor protein — protein sequence MQNSFDLTTIIFAFLAAFIVWKLRSILGTRTGEEKPPRNPFINDARGAAPRAAGDSEAKIISLPGAAAPNAAPPSTVTPTDTAERWRPYAEPGSKAWVGLDAIAAADPSFAIKQFLDGAKAAYEMIVTSFADGDRQVLQNLLAKDVYDSFAAALSEREKRGEKVETTFVAIDNGGIGDAALRGRIAEIAVRFSAQMITATRDSTGAVIEGSADKVVEINDTWSFARDVGSRDPNWKVVSTGAGH from the coding sequence ATGCAAAATTCTTTTGATTTGACGACGATCATTTTCGCTTTCCTCGCCGCTTTCATCGTGTGGAAGCTGCGCAGCATTCTCGGCACGCGCACAGGCGAGGAGAAGCCGCCGAGAAACCCCTTCATAAATGACGCGCGCGGCGCCGCGCCGCGAGCGGCGGGCGATTCCGAGGCAAAAATCATTTCGCTGCCGGGAGCAGCGGCGCCGAACGCCGCGCCGCCCTCGACGGTTACCCCAACCGATACGGCCGAGCGCTGGAGGCCCTATGCCGAGCCGGGCTCCAAAGCATGGGTGGGCCTCGACGCCATAGCAGCGGCCGATCCGTCTTTTGCGATCAAGCAGTTCCTCGACGGCGCCAAAGCCGCTTATGAAATGATCGTGACGAGCTTCGCCGATGGCGACCGGCAGGTTCTGCAAAATCTTCTCGCCAAGGACGTCTACGACAGCTTCGCCGCGGCCTTGAGCGAGCGCGAAAAGCGCGGCGAAAAGGTCGAGACCACTTTTGTCGCCATCGACAATGGCGGCATTGGCGACGCCGCCCTGCGTGGCCGCATTGCCGAGATCGCGGTGCGCTTCTCCGCCCAGATGATTACCGCGACGCGCGATTCGACCGGCGCCGTGATCGAGGGCAGCGCGGACAAGGTTGTCGAAATCAATGACACATGGAGCTTCGCGCGCGATGTCGGCTCGCGCGATCCGAATTGGAAGGTCGTCTCGACCGGAGCCGGGCATTGA
- a CDS encoding FxsA family protein codes for MRLSARLPLYMALWLVAEIVAFAVVAHAAGFGGAMFLCLLTSLVGVAMLRRLGLSTAFRLRRAMATRSHEEAGLSREAVVDGTLVGVGSILLILPGFVSDFFGLALAAPSVRGWLSDRIQKGGTSRGQGGRKAGPALVDLDPQEWSRLDNPGAAAPQPKLRATKARPRPPQGA; via the coding sequence ATGCGCCTCAGCGCCCGGCTTCCGCTTTATATGGCTCTTTGGCTCGTCGCCGAGATCGTCGCCTTTGCCGTCGTCGCGCATGCGGCCGGCTTCGGCGGGGCGATGTTCCTTTGCCTGCTGACCAGCCTTGTCGGCGTCGCGATGCTGCGGCGCCTCGGTCTTTCCACCGCTTTCAGGCTGCGCCGGGCGATGGCGACGCGCTCGCATGAGGAAGCCGGCCTGTCGCGTGAGGCCGTGGTGGACGGCACGCTCGTCGGCGTCGGCTCGATTTTGTTGATTCTTCCCGGATTTGTGTCGGACTTCTTTGGCCTTGCTTTGGCCGCGCCCTCGGTGCGGGGGTGGTTGAGCGACAGAATTCAAAAAGGCGGCACGAGCCGTGGCCAGGGCGGGCGCAAAGCCGGTCCGGCGCTCGTCGATCTCGATCCGCAGGAATGGTCGCGACTGGACAACCCTGGGGCCGCGGCGCCTCAGCCTAAATTGAGAGCGACGAAAGCGCGGCCGCGGCCGCCGCAGGGCGCGTAG
- a CDS encoding C39 family peptidase produces the protein MASFELPNGDGQNFLTNSNGERVVWLHVGSQILMDFVTPAGASSPDRRNVISPLPSVSVAVTARSTATLSFSIKASAAQALTLEGHDANGDIKAKLAVFAGDFKNQPGMEIDLLANACRGSDPVKIAKIQHLLMGFDDNIFDQNNSANKKKFGPMMCGAVAKGRSQELFGDTSLLLYEKPYHEPLDAVTERYDVKYKSDTIARVRLAIKALLAKGVPVRVGVLDSPVGMHVEHHKIIAWYAGGHTVVIVGCDKSASEFLYIDPWGGGSKMKYEGGIAGAAPSVECPYMGMFIAQSNGTRRVEAVDTDEPNVLVQKWTTYGSFSSVGGNYLEIVSGPPI, from the coding sequence ATGGCGAGCTTTGAACTTCCGAACGGGGACGGACAGAATTTCCTCACGAACTCCAACGGAGAGCGCGTTGTCTGGCTGCACGTCGGCTCTCAGATCCTGATGGATTTCGTGACGCCGGCCGGCGCATCATCGCCTGACCGACGCAATGTCATCTCGCCCTTGCCGAGCGTTTCCGTTGCAGTTACAGCTAGATCCACAGCAACACTCAGCTTTTCCATCAAGGCGAGCGCGGCTCAAGCTCTGACGCTCGAGGGTCATGACGCCAATGGAGACATCAAGGCGAAGCTGGCGGTGTTCGCTGGGGATTTCAAGAATCAGCCGGGCATGGAGATAGATCTGCTCGCGAATGCCTGCCGCGGGTCGGACCCTGTCAAAATCGCCAAAATTCAGCATCTTCTGATGGGTTTTGACGACAACATCTTCGATCAGAACAATAGCGCAAATAAAAAGAAGTTCGGACCCATGATGTGCGGCGCGGTCGCCAAGGGGCGCTCGCAAGAACTGTTCGGCGACACCAGCCTGCTCTTGTACGAAAAGCCCTATCATGAGCCGCTTGACGCCGTCACGGAGCGCTACGACGTCAAGTATAAGTCAGACACGATCGCGAGAGTAAGGCTTGCAATCAAGGCTTTGTTGGCGAAAGGCGTGCCTGTTCGCGTCGGCGTTCTTGATTCTCCGGTCGGCATGCATGTGGAACATCACAAGATCATCGCCTGGTATGCTGGAGGACATACCGTCGTCATCGTCGGCTGCGACAAGTCGGCGTCGGAATTTCTCTATATCGACCCTTGGGGCGGTGGTTCGAAGATGAAATATGAGGGCGGCATCGCCGGCGCCGCTCCCTCCGTCGAATGTCCCTATATGGGCATGTTCATCGCACAATCGAACGGAACGCGACGGGTCGAGGCTGTCGATACGGACGAACCTAACGTTCTCGTCCAGAAATGGACGACCTACGGATCGTTCAGCAGCGTTGGCGGCAATTATCTTGAGATCGTCTCCGGACCGCCTATCTGA
- a CDS encoding TetR/AcrR family transcriptional regulator, whose amino-acid sequence MIDHKEDVGKSGAGDKSAKDIKTTPKDPKDAILEALVELAGEREWNDITISDIAARANVSLSTFRDFFPAKGAILPLFFRKIDKAVLESGGDELVGEPAKERLFDVLMRRLDVLRPYKLGVEGIFDWTRGDPIAAAAVNRLTVNSMRFMLEAAGIDTEGPVGAIKLQGLALAWARILPIWFRDDDAGLAPTMAALDRELTQGERLVARAEDLNRLATPLLTLTRSLFERRRPSPTRAHPMKEDADG is encoded by the coding sequence ATGATCGATCATAAAGAAGACGTCGGGAAGAGCGGCGCTGGCGACAAGAGCGCCAAAGATATCAAGACGACGCCGAAGGATCCGAAAGACGCCATTCTCGAAGCGCTGGTGGAGCTCGCCGGCGAACGCGAGTGGAACGACATCACGATTTCCGACATCGCCGCCAGGGCCAATGTCTCTCTCTCGACCTTCCGCGATTTTTTCCCCGCGAAGGGCGCGATCCTTCCGCTTTTCTTCCGCAAGATCGACAAGGCGGTTCTCGAAAGCGGCGGCGACGAGCTGGTTGGCGAGCCCGCCAAGGAACGTTTGTTCGACGTGTTGATGCGCCGTCTGGACGTTTTGAGACCCTATAAGCTCGGGGTGGAGGGGATTTTTGACTGGACGCGCGGCGATCCCATCGCCGCCGCGGCGGTCAATCGTCTTACCGTCAATTCGATGCGCTTCATGCTGGAAGCGGCTGGAATTGATACGGAAGGCCCTGTCGGCGCCATCAAGCTGCAAGGGCTGGCGCTCGCCTGGGCGCGCATCCTGCCGATCTGGTTTCGCGATGACGACGCGGGACTCGCCCCGACGATGGCGGCGCTCGACCGCGAATTGACCCAAGGCGAACGGCTCGTCGCCCGCGCGGAGGATCTGAACCGTCTCGCCACGCCGCTGCTGACGCTGACGCGTTCTCTCTTCGAGCGGCGTCGCCCAAGTCCGACGCGCGCCCACCCAATGAAGGAGGACGCCGACGGCTAA
- the proC gene encoding pyrroline-5-carboxylate reductase, with product MTMTQKPRFPASLVLAGAGKMGGALLRAWLDRGFDPAGLYVLDPNASEDIAELSAKSGFALNAPAQAPEVLVLAIKPQALDEARSLAALAGPQTLVISILAGKTIANLAARLPDAGAIIRAMPNLPASVGRGVTGLAASAGLTEAQRGAAEALIGATGAFEWVDNERLIDAITAISGSGPAYVFYLVECLAEAGAALGLPAEVAARLARATVAGAGELLFQSESSAALLRESVTSRGGTTAAALEVLMADDALAPLILRAVKKARDRAEALSG from the coding sequence ATGACGATGACGCAGAAGCCCCGCTTTCCCGCCTCTCTGGTTCTCGCCGGCGCCGGAAAGATGGGCGGAGCTTTGCTGCGCGCCTGGCTCGATCGGGGCTTTGACCCCGCTGGGCTTTATGTCCTCGATCCGAACGCGAGCGAAGATATCGCGGAGCTTTCAGCAAAGAGCGGCTTTGCGCTGAACGCGCCGGCGCAGGCGCCGGAGGTGCTCGTCCTTGCGATCAAGCCGCAGGCTCTCGATGAGGCGAGATCGCTCGCAGCGCTCGCGGGGCCGCAAACGCTGGTCATCTCGATTCTCGCCGGCAAGACGATCGCCAATCTCGCGGCGCGGCTGCCGGACGCCGGGGCGATCATCCGCGCCATGCCGAACCTTCCCGCATCCGTCGGTCGCGGCGTCACCGGGCTCGCCGCCAGTGCGGGACTGACCGAAGCGCAGCGCGGCGCCGCCGAAGCCCTTATCGGCGCGACCGGAGCGTTCGAATGGGTCGACAACGAGCGCCTGATCGACGCCATCACCGCCATCTCCGGCTCGGGGCCAGCCTATGTGTTCTATCTCGTCGAATGTCTTGCCGAGGCGGGCGCGGCTCTTGGCCTGCCTGCGGAGGTCGCCGCGCGGCTGGCGCGCGCGACTGTTGCCGGCGCCGGCGAATTATTGTTCCAAAGCGAGAGTTCTGCCGCCCTCCTGCGCGAAAGCGTCACCTCGCGCGGAGGAACGACCGCCGCGGCCCTCGAAGTGCTGATGGCGGACGATGCGCTGGCTCCTTTAATCCTGCGCGCCGTCAAGAAAGCGCGAGACCGGGCCGAGGCGCTCTCCGGCTAG
- a CDS encoding YbjN domain-containing protein encodes MSLLQFEAVRSEHPVDLIERLAAHNQWPFDRDEEDEISITVAGSWTDYNVAFTWLEDLEALHVACAFDLKAPSARKAEVVALISLINEQLWLGHFDIWPDDGVVMFRHAIVLSGGAELNGHQCQTVLTSAVRACERYYQAFQFVVWAGKNGREAIETVMLETKGEA; translated from the coding sequence ATGTCGCTTTTGCAATTCGAAGCCGTCCGCTCGGAACATCCCGTGGATCTCATCGAGAGGCTGGCCGCGCATAATCAGTGGCCTTTCGACCGCGACGAAGAGGATGAAATCTCCATTACCGTCGCGGGCAGCTGGACCGATTATAATGTCGCCTTCACCTGGCTCGAGGATCTTGAGGCGCTGCATGTCGCCTGCGCGTTCGACCTCAAGGCGCCGTCGGCGCGCAAGGCCGAAGTCGTTGCGCTGATCTCGCTCATCAACGAGCAATTGTGGCTTGGCCATTTCGACATCTGGCCGGACGATGGCGTCGTCATGTTCCGCCACGCGATTGTTCTGTCCGGCGGCGCCGAGCTCAATGGCCACCAGTGCCAGACCGTCCTGACCAGCGCGGTGCGCGCTTGCGAGCGCTATTACCAGGCGTTTCAATTCGTCGTCTGGGCCGGCAAGAACGGCCGCGAAGCGATCGAGACGGTCATGCTCGAGACCAAGGGCGAAGCCTAG
- a CDS encoding accessory factor UbiK family protein, translated as MAQNKVFEDLTRLMADATEMAQGVRREAETAMKSQLERLLATMDVVTREEFEAVKQMAAKARDENERLSARLAAFEAELAQKAKAAGN; from the coding sequence ATGGCTCAGAACAAGGTTTTCGAGGATTTGACCCGCCTGATGGCGGATGCGACAGAGATGGCGCAGGGCGTGCGGCGCGAGGCCGAGACCGCCATGAAGAGCCAGCTCGAACGGCTGCTCGCGACGATGGACGTCGTGACGCGCGAGGAATTCGAGGCGGTTAAGCAAATGGCGGCCAAAGCGCGCGACGAAAACGAAAGGCTGAGCGCACGACTCGCGGCTTTCGAGGCTGAACTCGCTCAAAAAGCCAAAGCAGCGGGCAATTAG
- the lgt gene encoding prolipoprotein diacylglyceryl transferase, producing MPFVIAYPVIDPVLISIGPFPIRWYALAYISGLVIGWAYAQYLVRRPSLWGPSPRPDATCIDDLLVYAAIGVILGGRLGYVLFYNPAFYLDHPVDVFKVWQGGMSFHGGFAGTVVAVYVLARRRGILVLRLGDVVSAVVPIGLFLGRIANFIKPELWGRSSNVPWAMAFPGAGPVPRHPSQLYEAALEGVVLFLILFIAVRLGALRRPGLVTGIFAVGYGVARIICEFFREPDPQLGFLFGGATMGMLLSLPLIAVGVVLILRTARQKAALA from the coding sequence ATGCCATTTGTTATCGCCTATCCCGTCATTGATCCGGTGCTGATTTCGATCGGGCCTTTTCCGATCCGCTGGTACGCCCTCGCCTATATCTCCGGGCTCGTCATCGGTTGGGCTTATGCGCAATATCTCGTTCGGCGGCCGTCACTTTGGGGGCCCTCGCCACGTCCCGACGCCACCTGCATCGACGATCTTCTCGTCTACGCCGCCATCGGCGTCATCCTCGGCGGGCGTCTCGGCTACGTGCTGTTTTACAATCCGGCCTTTTATCTCGACCATCCAGTTGATGTTTTCAAAGTCTGGCAGGGCGGGATGTCTTTTCATGGCGGCTTCGCGGGAACGGTGGTCGCGGTCTACGTCCTCGCGCGCCGTCGCGGCATTCTTGTGCTGCGCCTCGGCGATGTGGTCAGCGCCGTCGTTCCGATCGGGCTTTTCCTCGGCCGCATCGCCAATTTCATCAAGCCGGAGCTTTGGGGCCGCTCGAGCAACGTTCCCTGGGCGATGGCGTTCCCCGGCGCCGGCCCCGTGCCTCGCCATCCGAGCCAGCTCTATGAAGCGGCGCTTGAGGGCGTGGTTCTGTTCCTTATCTTATTTATCGCCGTGCGGCTTGGCGCGCTGCGTCGCCCGGGCCTCGTCACCGGCATTTTCGCGGTGGGTTACGGCGTCGCGCGGATTATTTGCGAATTTTTTCGTGAGCCCGATCCTCAGCTCGGCTTTCTATTCGGAGGAGCAACCATGGGAATGCTGCTGTCGCTGCCCCTGATCGCTGTGGGGGTTGTCTTGATCCTGCGGACGGCCCGTCAGAAGGCGGCGCTCGCATGA
- a CDS encoding class I SAM-dependent methyltransferase produces MTALETILSELILEGGPISLERYMTLALSHPVHGYYRSKEAIGAKGDFITSPEISQMFGELLGLWCVEVWRLMGAPEAVRLVELGPGRGTLMADALRAVKVAPDFLAALEVHLVEISLPLREAQRAALEGRGVKVVWHASVDEVPPGPAIFIANEFFDALPVRHYVHRDGGWRERLIGLDEDGRLAFGLGVAHETAIAARGEPDDILEVGVAAARLMTQLAVRIVTQGGALLAIDYGYTEPARGETLQAMRAHQFVDPLADPGEADLTTHVNFSGLMRSARGAGAAVHGPVEQGRFLTRLGIFERAAMLKHHASPAQSAAIDAARERLAGEGPGLDRATDMARLFKVLAVTRREFDPPPGFEEASNG; encoded by the coding sequence ATGACCGCGCTCGAAACCATCCTCAGCGAATTGATCCTCGAAGGTGGTCCGATCAGCCTCGAACGGTATATGACGCTGGCGCTGAGCCATCCCGTTCATGGCTATTACAGATCGAAAGAGGCGATCGGCGCCAAGGGCGACTTCATCACGTCGCCGGAGATCAGCCAGATGTTCGGCGAACTGCTCGGACTCTGGTGCGTCGAAGTCTGGCGCCTCATGGGGGCGCCTGAGGCCGTCCGTCTTGTTGAACTTGGTCCTGGCCGCGGCACATTGATGGCCGACGCGTTGCGCGCCGTGAAGGTCGCGCCTGATTTTCTCGCCGCGCTCGAAGTTCACCTGGTCGAGATCAGCCTGCCGCTGCGCGAAGCCCAGCGCGCGGCGCTGGAAGGGCGTGGGGTCAAGGTCGTCTGGCATGCGAGCGTCGACGAGGTTCCTCCGGGGCCGGCCATTTTCATCGCCAATGAATTCTTCGACGCTCTTCCGGTGCGGCATTACGTTCATCGGGATGGCGGCTGGCGCGAAAGGCTCATTGGCCTCGACGAGGATGGGCGTCTCGCCTTTGGCCTTGGAGTGGCCCATGAAACTGCGATCGCCGCCCGCGGCGAGCCCGACGACATTCTGGAGGTCGGCGTCGCCGCCGCGCGCCTGATGACGCAGCTTGCGGTGCGGATCGTGACCCAGGGCGGCGCGCTGCTCGCGATCGACTATGGCTACACGGAGCCGGCGCGCGGCGAAACGCTGCAGGCCATGCGCGCGCATCAATTCGTCGATCCTTTGGCTGATCCCGGCGAGGCGGACCTTACAACCCATGTCAATTTCTCCGGCCTTATGCGCTCCGCGCGGGGGGCGGGCGCCGCCGTACATGGCCCCGTGGAGCAGGGCCGGTTTTTGACCCGCCTTGGCATATTCGAGCGCGCGGCGATGCTGAAGCATCATGCGAGTCCGGCGCAAAGCGCGGCCATCGACGCGGCGCGGGAACGCCTTGCGGGGGAGGGGCCGGGCCTCGATCGCGCGACCGACATGGCGCGACTTTTCAAAGTCCTCGCCGTGACCCGGCGCGAGTTCGATCCGCCGCCGGGCTTCGAAGAGGCAAGCAATGGATGA
- the pgeF gene encoding peptidoglycan editing factor PgeF gives MDELKADALFAPVLQIAGVSHGFFTRRGGVSSGVYASLNGGVGSRDAPETVAENRRRMAAVLRVDAERLIVPYQVHSPDVLVISGPVEGRPHCDGLVTSTPGVALGVTGADCGMILFADAKARVIGAAHAGWKGALTGVLEATLFAMEGLGASRSSIIAALGPAIGQNSYEVGPEFYDRFVETAQAYADFFRPSQNWGRFMFDLPAFIALRLRQAGVGAFEDLGRDTYAEPEQFFSYRRSVHRQEPDYGRQISAIALV, from the coding sequence ATGGATGAGTTGAAAGCAGATGCCCTGTTCGCCCCTGTGTTGCAGATCGCCGGCGTCTCGCATGGGTTTTTCACGCGCAGGGGCGGCGTATCGAGTGGGGTCTACGCCAGCCTCAATGGCGGAGTGGGATCGAGGGACGCGCCGGAAACGGTGGCGGAAAACCGGCGCCGGATGGCGGCGGTTCTGCGCGTCGATGCGGAGAGGCTCATCGTACCCTACCAGGTCCATTCGCCGGATGTCCTTGTCATTTCGGGCCCCGTTGAAGGGCGTCCGCATTGCGACGGCCTTGTGACCTCGACGCCAGGCGTCGCGCTTGGCGTGACCGGGGCCGATTGTGGCATGATCCTTTTCGCCGACGCCAAAGCGCGGGTGATCGGCGCCGCCCATGCGGGCTGGAAGGGCGCGCTGACCGGCGTGCTCGAAGCGACCCTCTTCGCCATGGAAGGCCTTGGCGCATCGCGGTCCTCGATCATCGCGGCTCTGGGACCGGCGATCGGCCAGAACAGCTATGAGGTCGGGCCGGAGTTTTACGATCGTTTTGTCGAGACCGCCCAAGCCTATGCGGACTTCTTCAGGCCGTCGCAGAACTGGGGCCGCTTCATGTTCGACCTCCCGGCCTTTATCGCCCTGCGCCTGCGGCAGGCCGGCGTCGGCGCCTTCGAGGATCTTGGCCGCGACACATACGCCGAGCCCGAGCAGTTCTTTTCCTACCGGCGGTCGGTGCACAGGCAGGAGCCCGACTACGGCCGCCAGATTTCGGCGATCGCGCTGGTTTAG
- a CDS encoding DUF2380 domain-containing protein, whose product MDGLRDRIAGACHKATREATRTSAILARWTLIAFALASSDSAVAAERSDPTAVGVAEFSYVDTSGEERDQRADHAARIAAFSETLRASLTDGGSRVVAPLTCREVPCSTPESLIESARQARARILIYGGIHKMSTLVQWEQLNVVDVDDGKPVLARLLTFRGDNDEAWRKAALYTENLVNEMISTR is encoded by the coding sequence ATGGATGGATTGCGGGATCGGATCGCCGGCGCCTGTCACAAGGCAACGCGCGAGGCCACGCGGACGTCAGCCATTTTGGCTCGATGGACGCTCATAGCTTTCGCGCTCGCCTCTAGCGATAGCGCGGTCGCGGCGGAGCGGAGCGACCCCACCGCCGTCGGGGTGGCTGAGTTCAGCTATGTGGACACTTCTGGGGAAGAACGCGATCAGCGCGCGGACCATGCGGCGCGCATCGCCGCGTTTTCGGAGACGCTTCGCGCTTCTCTTACTGACGGCGGCTCCCGCGTCGTGGCGCCGCTCACCTGCCGCGAAGTCCCCTGCTCAACGCCTGAAAGTCTCATCGAGAGCGCGCGTCAGGCGCGCGCCAGAATTCTGATCTATGGCGGCATCCATAAAATGAGCACGCTCGTGCAATGGGAGCAGCTCAATGTCGTCGACGTCGATGACGGAAAGCCTGTCTTGGCGCGCCTTCTGACCTTTCGCGGCGATAATGACGAGGCTTGGCGAAAAGCCGCGCTCTACACCGAAAATCTGGTTAATGAGATGATCTCGACGCGCTGA
- a CDS encoding PepSY domain-containing protein gives MIINILRRGGLGCAALSLVALVSSPAFAYTGEKLAGEAKVTIDQARAIALKAHPGKITDEELERESGGTGLRYSFDIKSGGIVQEVGVDAKTGQLLENAKEGPHPD, from the coding sequence ATGATTATAAATATCTTGCGGCGCGGCGGCCTCGGCTGCGCGGCTTTGAGCCTCGTTGCATTGGTTTCATCGCCGGCATTTGCCTACACTGGCGAGAAGCTGGCCGGGGAAGCAAAAGTGACCATCGATCAGGCCCGCGCGATTGCCTTGAAAGCGCATCCGGGCAAGATAACGGATGAGGAACTCGAACGGGAGTCCGGTGGGACTGGCCTTCGCTATTCATTCGATATCAAAAGCGGCGGCATTGTACAGGAGGTCGGCGTGGATGCTAAAACCGGCCAGCTATTGGAGAACGCCAAGGAAGGTCCACACCCCGACTGA